One region of Malania oleifera isolate guangnan ecotype guangnan chromosome 6, ASM2987363v1, whole genome shotgun sequence genomic DNA includes:
- the LOC131158591 gene encoding tetrahydroberberine oxidase-like yields MRTLLASPPHHPDFSISNNPEMKTPCQSSSLLSLSFLFLFFSSIAWAVSASGHDNFLQCLSLRSNDSDSISKVIYTQANSSFLPIVLQSIHNLRFSTPTTPKPSVIITPLHESHIQATIICSKEHGLQIRTRSGGHDYEGLSYVAHVPFVIIDLINLRSVSVDVENETAWVQAGATLGEVYYTIAQKSQTLGFSAGYCPTVGVGGHISGGGYGMMIRKYGLAADHVIDARIVVADGKVFDRKSMGEDLFWAIRGGGGASYGVIVAWKIELVQVPRTVTVFNVTRDTSQNAINLVHRWQYVADKIDGDLFIMPVITTVNSASQQGTRTRQVSFLSLFLGKTDELVSLMHDDFPELGLAKKDCIEMSWIESILYFAKFPKGSPFVDMLNRTNDPWMGSFKAKSDYVTKPISKLSWEKIWGKIHEEDGKKTQIALVPYGGRMSEISESALPFPHRAGYIYKILYGLTWDEDEDNTTATRYVEWLRRLYKYMAPHVLKSPRGAYLNYRDLDLGTNNKFGNTSYKRASIWGRKYFNKNFNRLVHVKTMVDPANFFRNEQSIPSVST; encoded by the coding sequence ATGAGAACCCTGCTAGCTTCCCCTCCTCATCATCCAGATTTCTCAATCAGTAATAACCCAGAGATGAAGACTCCCTGTCAAAGCTCTTCActgctttctctctcttttctttttctcttcttttcatcAATTGCATGGGCAGTTTCTGCCTCTGGGCATGACAACTTCCTGCAATGTCTTTCCCTGCGTTCCAACGATTCCGACTCCATCTCCAAAGTCATTTACACCCAGGCCAATTCCTCCTTTTTACCTATAGTACTGCAGTCGATTCATAATCTGCGTTTCTCGACACCCACTACGCCAAAACCTTCAGTCATCATTACACCCCTGCATGAATCTCACATTCAAGCTACCATCATCTGCTCCAAAGAGCATGGCTTGCAGATTAGGACTCGGAGCGGTGGCCACGACTATGAAGGTCTTTCCTATGTTGCACACGTTCCGTTTGTGATCATCGATCTCATCAACCTTCGATCTGTAAGTGTAGATGTCGAGAACGAAACTGCATGGGTTCAAGCAGGTGCAACATTAGGCGAAGTTTATTATACAATTGCCCAAAAAAGTCAAACTCTAGGCTTTTCTGCTGGTTATTGCCCTACAGTAGGTGTTGGTGGCCACATCAGTGGAGGAGGCTATGGCATGATGATTCGAAAATACGGCTTGGCAGCTGATCATGTGATTGATGCTCGCATTGTAGTTGCCGATGGCAAAGTTTTTGATAGAAAATCTATGGGGGAGGACTTGTTTTGGGCCATTAGAGGAGGTGGAGGTGCTAGCTACGGAGTCATTGTGGCCTGGAAGATAGAGTTGGTTCAAGTCCCACGAACAGTGACTGTTTTCAATGTCACTAGGGACACGAGCCAAAACGCAATAAACTTGGTTCATCGGTGGCAATATGTTGCAGATAAAATTGATGGAGATCTATTCATCATGCCTGTAATAACGACTGTCAATAGTGCTAGTCAACAAGGCACACGAACCAGACAAGTTTCATTCCTTTCCTTGTTTCTTGGGAAGACTGATGAATTAGTCTCGCTAATGCATGACGATTTCCCAGAGCTAGGTTTGGCAAAGAAAGATTGTATTGAGATGAGTTGGATAGAATCCATCCTCTATTTTGCAAAATTTCCCAAGGGCAGTCCTTTTGTGGATATGCTGAATAGGACAAATGATCCGTGGATGGGGTCCTTTAAGGCGAAATCAGACTATGTCACAAAGCCGATTTCCAAGCTTTCGTGGGAAAAGATATGGGGAAAGATTCATGAGGAGGATGGCAAGAAAACACAAATAGCCTTGGTTCCTTATGGTGGGAGAATGAGTGAGATTTCAGAATCTGCACTTCCTTTTCCGCATAGAGCTGGCTACATATACAAAATCCTTTACGGACTGACTTGGGATGAAGATGAGGATAATACAACAGCCACACGGTATGTTGAATGGCTCAGGAGGCTTTACAAGTACATGGCTCCCCATGTTTTGAAATCTCCAAGAGGTGCATATCTCAACTATAGAGACCTTGACTTGGGCACGAACAACAAATTTGGCAACACAAGCTATAAAAGGGCGAGCATTTGGggtagaaaatatttcaacaaaaatTTTAACAGATTGGTGCATGTGAAGACCATGGTGGATCCTGCAAATTTCTTCCGAAATGAGCAGAGCATTCCATCTGTTTCAACTTAA